Proteins encoded together in one Cicer arietinum cultivar CDC Frontier isolate Library 1 chromosome 4, Cicar.CDCFrontier_v2.0, whole genome shotgun sequence window:
- the LOC101504495 gene encoding probable indole-3-pyruvate monooxygenase YUCCA4 yields the protein MDSMKEEAKCVWIHGPIIVGAGPSGIAVAACLSKQGIPNVILERSDCIASLWQNRTYDRLKLHLPKHFCELPFMNFPTNFPQYPTKHQFISYMESYATHFSITPRFNQTVVSAEFDSCSEIWVVKTQDNFSYFSPWLVVASGENAEPVVPKIHGLEHFHGPVSHTSVYKSGSEYKNKKVLVIGCGNSGMEVSLDLCRHNAIPHLVARNTVHILPRDMFGFSTYGVAMALYKWLPLKLVDKFLLLVTSFILGNTNHYGIKRPKTGPIELKLATGKTPVLDVGQISQIKSGNIKVMEGVKEITRNGAKFLDGKEKEFDAIILATGYKSNVPSWLKGSDFFTKDGMPKTPFPHGWKGEQGLYTVGFTRRGLHGTYSDAIKIAEDITKQWKTLKNKSCCDSHIILLNNS from the exons ATGGATTCTATGAAAGAAGAAGCAAAATGTGTATGGATACATGGACCTATCATAGTAGGTGCTGGTCCATCAGGTATAGCAGTAGCAGCTTGTTTATCAAAACAAGGTATTCCAAACGTGATTCTAGAGAGAAGTGATTGTATAGCTTCACTCTGGCAAAACAGAACTTATGACCGTCTTAAACTTCACCTCCCAAAACACTTTTGTGAACTTCCTTTCATGAATTTTCCTACAAATTTTCCTCAATACCCAACAAAACATCAGTTCATTTCATACATGGAATCCTATGCAACACACTTTTCGATTACTCCTAGGTTCAATCAAACTGTAGTTAGTGCTGAGTTTGATTCATGTTCTGAGATTTGGGTTGTCAAAACTCAAGATAATTTTAGTTACTTTTCACCTTGGCTTGTTGTTGCTAGTGGAGAAAATGCTGAACCTGTTGTTCCTAAGATTCATGGTTTGGAACATTTTCATGGTCCTGTTTCACATACAAGTGTTTATAAATCTGGTTCTGAGTATAAGAATAAAAAGGTTTTGGTCATTGGTTGTGGTAATTCTGGAATGGAAGTTAGCTTGGACCTTTGTAGACACAATGCTATTCCTCATTTGGTTGCAAGAAATACA GTACATATTCTTCCAAGAGATATGTTTGGTTTCTCAACATATGGAGTAGCTATGGCATTATATAAATGGCTTCCATTAAAATTAGTAGACAAGTTTCTCTTGTTGGTGACAAGTTTCATTTTGGGAAACACCAATCACTATGGTATCAAAAGGCCTAAAACTGGACCAATAGAGCTTAAACTTGCAACAGGAAAAACTCCAGTACTTGATGTTGGTCAAATATCACAAATTAAATCCGGTAACATTAAG gtGATGGAAGGTGTGAAGGAGATAACAAGAAATGGTGCAAAATTTTTGgatggaaaagaaaaggaatttGATGCAATAATATTAGCAACAGGGTACAAGAGCAATGTTCCTAGTTGGCTCAAG GGTAGTGATTTTTTCACAAAAGATGGAA TGCCGAAAACACCCTTTCCACATGGTTGGAAAGGTGAGCAAGGATTGTATACGGTAGGGTTCACAAGAAGAGGTCTACATGGAACATACTCTGATGCAATCAAAATAGCTGAAGATATTACTAAGCAATGGAAAACACTTAAGAACAAAAGTTGTTGTGATTCACATATAATCCTACTTAACAATTCATAA